From one Bacteroidota bacterium genomic stretch:
- a CDS encoding alpha/beta hydrolase-fold protein, with translation MKIISTFILILFSVAITRAQVIITISSVSSNTPANDTLYLAGNFNNWNAKSNPHAFTKTGNTYTLTIANSVTPAEYKITRGSWATVEGDKNGNFIPNRTMNINTPNSTQTITVEGWEDLKTGGGNNSTAAANVKILNNAFWIPQLNTGRKVWIYLPKDYETNTQKKYPVMYMHDGQNCFDKLTAFAGEWGVDETLNAKQTNGDYGCIVVAIDNGGASRLDEYSPYVNKQYGGGKGNQYVDFIVNTLKPYIDSAYRTLNDQPNTAIAGSSMGGLISMYAMVKYPNVFGKAGVFSPAFWFSDSLYSYIATQSKTTNQKIYFVCGLTEGSNMAKWQGSMSSLLQSKGYRNNIELKNVIKANGSHSESFWSAEFGACYDWLFANTTQVQQVDALENQISVYPNPSLKEVMVKTTQADILKISIFNAEGKAIQNITNHKIDAKHYKISYHDINSGVYFMQIQTNNGIVVKKLSLNQ, from the coding sequence ATGAAAATAATAAGTACATTTATTTTAATACTTTTTTCTGTTGCCATTACGCGAGCGCAGGTAATTATTACCATCAGTTCTGTTTCCAGTAATACGCCTGCAAACGATACCTTGTATCTGGCTGGTAATTTTAACAACTGGAATGCCAAAAGTAACCCACATGCTTTTACCAAAACCGGCAATACTTATACATTAACTATAGCCAACAGTGTTACCCCGGCAGAATACAAAATTACACGTGGCAGTTGGGCTACAGTGGAGGGTGATAAGAACGGAAATTTTATTCCAAACCGCACCATGAATATAAACACACCTAACAGTACACAAACAATTACTGTGGAAGGATGGGAAGATTTAAAAACAGGTGGGGGCAATAATTCAACCGCTGCTGCTAATGTTAAAATACTAAACAATGCATTTTGGATACCGCAGTTAAATACTGGCAGAAAAGTATGGATATACTTACCCAAGGATTACGAAACCAATACACAAAAAAAATACCCCGTTATGTATATGCACGATGGCCAAAATTGTTTTGATAAACTAACCGCGTTTGCAGGTGAGTGGGGGGTAGATGAAACCTTAAATGCCAAACAAACCAATGGCGATTACGGATGCATAGTAGTAGCTATTGACAATGGAGGAGCAAGCCGCTTAGATGAATACTCGCCTTATGTAAACAAACAATACGGTGGGGGCAAAGGAAACCAGTATGTAGATTTTATAGTAAACACACTAAAGCCTTATATTGACTCCGCTTACCGTACCTTAAATGACCAACCCAATACCGCTATAGCAGGCAGCAGCATGGGTGGGCTCATCAGTATGTATGCCATGGTTAAATATCCAAATGTATTTGGTAAGGCAGGTGTTTTTTCGCCTGCTTTTTGGTTTAGCGATAGTTTGTATAGTTACATAGCCACACAAAGTAAAACCACCAACCAGAAAATATATTTTGTATGTGGTTTAACAGAAGGAAGCAATATGGCCAAGTGGCAGGGTAGTATGAGCAGCCTGTTGCAAAGCAAAGGATACCGCAATAATATAGAGTTAAAAAATGTAATTAAAGCCAATGGCAGCCATTCCGAATCGTTTTGGAGTGCTGAGTTTGGTGCTTGTTACGATTGGTTGTTTGCCAACACTACCCAAGTTCAACAGGTGGATGCTTTGGAAAATCAAATCAGCGTATATCCCAACCCATCGTTAAAAGAAGTAATGGTAAAAACTACTCAGGCCGATATTTTAAAAATAAGTATTTTTAATGCAGAAGGAAAGGCCATTCAAAACATAACAAACCATAAAATAGATGCAAAGCATTATAAAATAAGCTACCACGACATCAATAGCGGAGTGTATTTTATGCAAATACAAACAAACAATGGTATTGTGGTAAAGAAGCTATCTTTAAATCAATAA
- a CDS encoding M61 family peptidase — protein sequence MKYTLSINKASENFIVLEAIIISSQTQIELQLPAWRPGRYELGNFAKNIRCFSAYSENGQALKVRKTTKDCWTVYNIPQNNEIKISYEYYANQLDAGACFINQEQVYVNPVHCFMYEVGQQNNSFEVKLNVPQNYTIACQLPQKGHTLLAQNFDHLADSPFIASPTLQHHRFALNASTNIHFWFQGKHELDIAQLEADTLKYTLVQTAIFNELPCADYHFLYQMLPNGFRHGVEHADSTVIAMGKGADTLLAEFYNDLLAISSHELFHLWNIKRIRPAAMWPYDFTKENYSELGYVYEGVTTYYGDLMLLRSGVWTWEQYADGWNGDFLRHIYNPGIYNYSVAESSFDTWLDGYVPGIPARKTSIYVEGMLAAMIADLTIIKNSAGKYSLDNVLHDLYHQYYKQNKGYTEADYKALLEKYGQESFEHYFENIIWGKGNIVAELQNILPHFGCYIDNNKLTKTEAAENNPLFNFLLNR from the coding sequence ATGAAATACACTTTATCAATAAACAAGGCTTCTGAAAATTTTATTGTTTTAGAGGCCATTATTATAAGTAGTCAAACCCAAATTGAATTACAATTGCCGGCCTGGCGCCCCGGCCGATACGAATTAGGCAATTTTGCCAAAAATATAAGGTGTTTCAGTGCTTACAGTGAAAACGGACAAGCTTTAAAAGTACGCAAAACCACCAAAGACTGCTGGACGGTTTACAATATTCCGCAGAACAATGAAATTAAAATCAGTTATGAGTACTATGCCAATCAGTTAGATGCAGGTGCTTGTTTTATTAATCAGGAACAAGTGTACGTAAACCCTGTACATTGTTTTATGTACGAAGTAGGACAACAAAATAACAGTTTTGAAGTAAAGTTAAACGTACCACAAAATTATACCATAGCTTGCCAGTTGCCACAAAAAGGGCATACCCTGTTGGCGCAGAATTTTGATCACTTGGCCGATAGTCCGTTTATAGCCAGCCCAACATTACAACACCATCGGTTTGCATTAAACGCCAGCACAAACATTCATTTTTGGTTTCAGGGTAAGCACGAGTTAGACATAGCCCAACTGGAAGCCGATACTTTAAAATATACCTTGGTACAAACAGCCATATTTAACGAGTTACCTTGTGCAGATTACCATTTCCTGTATCAAATGTTACCCAACGGATTCCGACATGGGGTAGAGCATGCTGACTCCACCGTGATAGCTATGGGTAAAGGTGCTGATACTTTGTTAGCCGAGTTTTACAACGATTTATTAGCCATTAGCAGCCATGAGCTGTTTCACTTATGGAATATTAAACGCATACGCCCTGCCGCTATGTGGCCTTATGATTTTACCAAAGAAAACTACAGCGAATTAGGTTATGTATATGAAGGTGTTACTACCTATTATGGCGATTTAATGTTGTTGCGCAGTGGCGTTTGGACTTGGGAACAATACGCAGATGGCTGGAATGGAGATTTTTTAAGGCATATATACAACCCCGGCATATACAATTATTCCGTAGCCGAATCCAGTTTCGATACCTGGTTAGATGGATACGTGCCCGGCATACCTGCCCGCAAAACAAGCATTTATGTAGAAGGTATGCTGGCCGCCATGATAGCCGACCTGACCATTATTAAAAACTCAGCCGGAAAATATAGTTTGGATAATGTGCTGCACGATCTGTACCACCAATACTATAAACAAAATAAAGGATACACCGAAGCCGACTATAAAGCACTGCTGGAGAAATACGGGCAAGAAAGTTTTGAACATTATTTCGAAAATATAATTTGGGGTAAAGGCAATATAGTTGCTGAATTACAAAACATTTTGCCCCATTTTGGTTGTTATATAGATAATAATAAATTAACAAAAACAGAAGCTGCAGAAAATAATCCGCTTTTTAATTTTTTGTTAAACCGTTAG
- a CDS encoding outer membrane lipoprotein carrier protein LolA, giving the protein MVKNWIFILISLFGLQIASAQTSKEADALIDKISKRYKKFKSIKADFTYSIESKAEKINEKQKGTIVIKGNKFRLDFAGQTIICDNKTQWTYSKEINEVNVQHYKPKEGIIKLDDIFTMYSKGFFSKVLETVKEGGRELTVLELTPKDKKKNYFKIKLYVEKNNQQIIKSVIFDKNGSIHTYSITNQIPNIKFDDGYFAFNTKKYPNIEVNDMR; this is encoded by the coding sequence ATGGTGAAAAATTGGATATTTATTTTAATTAGCTTATTTGGCTTACAGATAGCAAGCGCACAAACAAGCAAAGAAGCGGATGCTTTAATTGATAAAATAAGCAAACGCTATAAAAAGTTTAAATCAATAAAAGCCGACTTTACTTACAGCATAGAGAGCAAAGCGGAAAAAATAAACGAAAAACAAAAAGGAACTATTGTTATAAAAGGCAATAAGTTCAGGCTTGATTTTGCGGGTCAAACCATTATATGCGATAACAAAACGCAATGGACCTACAGCAAAGAAATAAACGAGGTAAACGTACAACACTATAAACCCAAAGAGGGTATTATAAAGCTGGATGATATTTTTACCATGTACAGCAAAGGTTTTTTCAGCAAGGTATTGGAAACGGTAAAAGAGGGTGGACGTGAGTTAACGGTATTGGAACTAACACCAAAGGATAAAAAGAAAAACTACTTTAAAATAAAATTGTACGTAGAAAAAAACAACCAGCAAATTATTAAGTCGGTTATTTTTGACAAGAATGGCAGTATTCATACTTACTCTATTACCAACCAAATTCCGAATATTAAGTTTGATGATGGCTATTTTGCTTTCAACACAAAAAAATATCCGAACATTGAAGTGAACGACATGAGATAA
- a CDS encoding Crp/Fnr family transcriptional regulator, protein MQKVKLECEMCNSKAISFMKYCTPEETLKVTMAKSCGYYKKGQSVFYEDNVPLGIYCITKGIVKLTRSNNFGKEQILRFAKEGEFLGYRAVIAEEPLTATATCIEDVTACFIPRQVFLDLLQSNAEINKQMFKALCHDMGLNNEKVQSLAQKSVRERVAETILYLHQTFAQKSVEEEPVIPISLPREDLANIVGTATETLIRLLSEFKTDKYIDFEGKRIKILNKEALERISHATV, encoded by the coding sequence ATGCAAAAAGTAAAACTTGAATGTGAAATGTGCAATTCAAAGGCCATTTCATTTATGAAGTATTGTACGCCAGAAGAAACCTTAAAGGTGACTATGGCAAAATCGTGTGGTTATTATAAAAAAGGGCAATCCGTTTTTTATGAAGACAATGTTCCATTAGGTATATACTGCATAACCAAAGGAATAGTAAAATTAACCCGCAGCAATAATTTTGGTAAGGAACAAATTTTACGTTTTGCAAAAGAGGGTGAATTTTTAGGTTACCGTGCTGTAATAGCTGAAGAGCCTTTAACCGCTACTGCCACATGTATTGAAGATGTAACAGCTTGTTTTATACCCCGCCAGGTTTTTTTAGATTTACTGCAAAGCAACGCTGAAATAAACAAACAAATGTTTAAAGCACTTTGTCATGACATGGGCTTAAACAACGAAAAAGTACAAAGTCTGGCTCAAAAAAGTGTAAGAGAACGCGTAGCAGAAACCATTTTATATTTACACCAAACCTTTGCACAAAAATCAGTAGAAGAAGAACCCGTTATTCCTATCAGTTTACCCCGTGAAGATTTAGCCAATATAGTAGGTACCGCAACCGAAACTTTAATCCGCTTACTGTCGGAATTTAAAACCGATAAGTATATTGATTTTGAAGGCAAACGTATAAAAATACTTAACAAAGAAGCATTGGAGCGCATTTCACACGCCACTGTTTAA
- a CDS encoding DUF1272 domain-containing protein: MLQLRPICENCGKDLPNDSHEAMICTFECTFCKECATNLFENVCPNCGGGFEKRPSRPTQCVTPDCLKNFPAETNKKLRPVDMEKFQALKNHYVQVDPRKR; this comes from the coding sequence ATGTTACAACTAAGACCTATATGTGAAAACTGCGGTAAAGATTTGCCTAACGACAGCCACGAAGCTATGATTTGTACTTTTGAATGTACTTTTTGTAAAGAGTGTGCAACAAACCTTTTTGAAAATGTATGCCCTAATTGCGGAGGCGGTTTTGAAAAAAGACCTTCACGTCCAACCCAATGTGTTACGCCAGATTGCCTTAAAAACTTTCCGGCAGAAACCAATAAAAAGCTCAGGCCGGTAGATATGGAAAAGTTTCAGGCATTGAAAAACCATTACGTACAAGTTGACCCAAGAAAAAGGTAA
- a CDS encoding amino acid permease, producing MKELLRKKSVSHILNEAKKVEEGNHQLTRTLSLRDLTAMGIAAIIGAGIFSTIGNASASGGPAVILLFIFTAIACGFSAMSYAEFASSIPISGSAYTYAYAAFGEIIAWIIGWALILEYGIGNIVVAISWSDYFTGLLEGLHIHIPEYLTMDYASAKQGFIHYQDLVLKNETVTNIVKEQFLAWKNAPDILGLRIVFDLPAVGIVLAITALIYRGVHETKKASNIFVGIKLFVIVLVIIVGAFYVNPENWTPFMPNKLAGVLQGVSSVFFAYIGFDALATTAEECKDPERDLPKSMIASLIICTVLYILISLTLTGMVSYKQLGVGDPLAFVFENLNVTWMSGIVAVSAVIAMASVLLVFQNGQPRIWMSMSRDGLLPKKFSAIHPKYKTPFFSTLITGALVAIPALFMNLREVTDLSSIGTLFAFVLVNAGVIQMQSHHNTSHKGFKVPYISGRIIMPLVYLISLFLFIVFDENKIFLNFDWAVNFPAYSFWILFTVVAILSFLHRFSLLPVLGMITNFYLMTQLGKSNWIAFGIWLVLGLIIYFTYSKKNSKLNTQQY from the coding sequence ATGAAAGAACTTTTACGAAAAAAATCAGTTAGCCATATACTTAACGAAGCAAAAAAAGTAGAGGAGGGAAACCACCAGTTAACCCGCACCCTTTCCTTACGCGACTTAACGGCCATGGGTATAGCTGCCATTATAGGTGCAGGTATATTTAGCACCATAGGCAATGCAAGCGCAAGTGGAGGTCCTGCTGTTATTTTACTATTTATTTTTACTGCCATAGCCTGTGGTTTTTCGGCTATGAGTTATGCCGAGTTTGCTTCTTCTATTCCTATAAGCGGTAGTGCTTATACTTATGCTTATGCAGCCTTTGGCGAAATAATAGCATGGATTATTGGTTGGGCTTTGATACTGGAATACGGCATAGGCAATATAGTTGTAGCCATTAGTTGGAGCGATTATTTTACCGGGCTTTTAGAGGGTTTGCATATACATATTCCTGAATACTTAACCATGGATTATGCTTCGGCCAAACAAGGCTTTATACATTACCAGGATTTAGTATTGAAAAATGAAACCGTTACAAATATCGTAAAGGAACAGTTTTTAGCATGGAAAAATGCACCTGATATACTAGGCTTACGCATAGTTTTTGATTTGCCGGCAGTAGGTATAGTATTAGCCATTACCGCTTTAATTTATAGAGGTGTACACGAAACCAAAAAAGCCAGTAACATATTTGTAGGCATTAAGCTTTTCGTAATAGTACTTGTTATTATAGTAGGTGCTTTTTATGTAAATCCGGAAAACTGGACTCCGTTTATGCCCAATAAATTGGCAGGTGTATTGCAAGGCGTTTCATCCGTATTTTTTGCTTATATAGGTTTTGATGCTTTGGCTACCACAGCCGAAGAGTGTAAAGACCCTGAACGCGATTTACCTAAATCAATGATAGCCTCACTCATTATATGTACCGTTTTATATATTCTTATTTCATTAACATTAACAGGTATGGTTAGCTACAAACAATTAGGTGTTGGCGATCCGTTGGCCTTTGTGTTTGAAAACTTAAATGTAACCTGGATGAGTGGTATAGTTGCAGTAAGTGCTGTAATAGCTATGGCTTCCGTATTATTGGTTTTTCAAAACGGACAACCACGTATATGGATGAGCATGAGCCGTGATGGTTTATTGCCTAAAAAATTCAGTGCCATTCACCCCAAATACAAAACACCTTTTTTCTCTACTTTAATTACAGGTGCTTTAGTAGCTATACCCGCTTTGTTTATGAACTTACGCGAGGTAACCGATTTAAGCAGCATTGGAACCTTGTTTGCTTTTGTATTGGTAAATGCAGGCGTTATACAAATGCAATCGCACCACAATACCAGCCACAAAGGTTTTAAAGTACCTTATATCAGTGGGCGCATTATTATGCCTTTGGTGTATTTAATTAGCCTGTTTTTATTTATTGTGTTTGATGAAAATAAAATATTCCTGAACTTTGATTGGGCTGTAAATTTTCCTGCCTATAGCTTTTGGATATTGTTTACTGTGGTAGCCATACTATCGTTTTTACACCGCTTTTCATTACTACCCGTATTGGGTATGATAACCAACTTTTATTTAATGACACAGCTAGGCAAAAGCAATTGGATAGCTTTTGGTATTTGGTTAGTATTAGGGCTTATTATTTATTTTACTTACAGTAAGAAGAACAGTAAATTAAACACGCAGCAGTATTAA
- a CDS encoding T9SS type A sorting domain-containing protein has translation MKQKLLSKLAMLSVLVLLSLQVFAQIPPPPPVYNPLQDVNAQLRHLFTPLFRPPLPVQEYLYDMSAHVTDDKYWNKISYDSSTTDNWFRLYWEHFYMAYDTTVLPRDEDVYEAAQQYRGDTVPFGIMDVSYYQLVNKALESNLYFDFDTIIDEITDIPNRPMEPYFVKNIFACAPLYDQAKYAKVTWVIGGALFTDIVNSPFYNPAMYNFEVDFGDGTGFHLIDPTTTTYTTIDYGALGISDEIYLNARITQDGQLKKHSRSKFLLGKARPTVRPYTEIIYYDDMPVVVYRACNSDPKNRRVVIYLEGIDILDFIPKQNKTAEDMYYSMLQVPNISQLANFGYDFYIVDWSNSRVDMRSNAMRVVNMIDQLKKDVENDYEFVIIGESMGGVIARYALTFMESAGYMDPKNWPDANRRERMHNCRLMITIDAPHQGANIPLSLQHMYDVSAKVLGGALFGMPMATRLVTRYFNLFIDARAAQQLLIYHIDTKNGWGLYKNYTEHKERTNFMSDLAMMGNYPQFCKKMAVSDGALDGEMQTRFYSFTDRVANDRLLDFHTELFAKILWFIKVPIFGADLELKTNPAGAGQVFQLNVGAWGIRLKFYWFGVRLIRGYNTLVNISEFADVQPYCVNAGGYFGDGLQEVVGKSTNVGTNFNVSRYWILNVASFKSGSDGAGCWGSKAHVGFEGFSSINYDLSICSDGMHFGFVPVQSALDYGKLTAVPLNYDFEKDLQSTPAIINSNTPFDVIVANGKKDDTHLGVHNLNRSHLYVKYEREDVFLEWHFRYRDCGFTGNGTGIFGHWINREIGDEIVYFDNYDCSRSSIYEAEYETYINTFSNPWYRYANGMGGGMQPGFYSKANDFAIRDNINADFRYDVWGHNPPWNINYVFNPASYQGWSPFNGSWTQNQSNFISCGRCIDFGKKAKDETQKALVNKRSTSFANVYPNPNTTGAVYVDYSFKENLPVKIMVTDVLGKLVYSKTFSSTNNTQQVSTAIKLDEYQFSKGLYIISISNGNESFVNKLIVE, from the coding sequence ATGAAACAAAAATTACTCTCCAAATTAGCCATGCTAAGCGTTTTGGTATTGCTATCGCTACAGGTATTTGCACAAATACCACCGCCACCTCCTGTTTACAATCCGCTGCAAGATGTAAATGCACAACTACGCCATTTGTTTACTCCACTTTTCAGACCCCCTTTACCGGTGCAAGAGTATTTGTACGATATGTCGGCACACGTAACCGATGATAAGTATTGGAATAAAATTTCGTACGACTCAAGCACCACCGATAATTGGTTCAGGTTGTATTGGGAACACTTTTATATGGCTTACGATACAACCGTATTACCACGCGATGAAGATGTATACGAAGCTGCACAACAATACAGAGGCGACACGGTTCCTTTTGGTATTATGGATGTGTCCTATTACCAGTTGGTAAATAAAGCTTTGGAATCAAATCTTTATTTTGATTTTGATACCATCATTGATGAAATAACGGATATTCCTAACAGGCCTATGGAGCCCTATTTTGTTAAAAATATATTTGCTTGTGCTCCATTATATGACCAAGCTAAGTATGCAAAAGTTACCTGGGTAATTGGCGGGGCACTTTTTACCGATATAGTCAATTCACCTTTTTATAATCCTGCCATGTATAATTTTGAAGTAGACTTTGGAGATGGTACCGGTTTTCATTTAATAGACCCTACTACCACTACCTATACTACTATAGATTATGGAGCTTTAGGTATTTCCGATGAAATTTATTTAAATGCACGTATCACACAAGACGGGCAGTTAAAAAAACACTCACGCAGTAAATTTTTGTTAGGTAAAGCGCGTCCGACAGTAAGACCTTACACCGAAATTATTTATTACGATGATATGCCAGTAGTTGTTTACAGAGCCTGTAATTCTGACCCTAAAAACAGAAGAGTAGTTATTTATTTAGAAGGAATTGATATTTTAGATTTTATACCTAAGCAAAATAAAACGGCAGAGGATATGTATTATAGCATGCTGCAGGTACCTAATATCAGTCAACTGGCTAATTTTGGTTACGATTTTTATATAGTTGATTGGTCAAATAGCCGGGTTGATATGCGAAGCAATGCTATGCGAGTCGTCAATATGATTGATCAACTCAAGAAAGATGTAGAAAACGATTATGAGTTTGTAATTATAGGGGAAAGTATGGGAGGCGTAATAGCACGCTATGCTTTAACCTTCATGGAGTCGGCAGGTTATATGGACCCTAAAAACTGGCCTGATGCCAATAGGCGAGAAAGGATGCACAATTGCAGGTTAATGATAACGATAGATGCCCCACACCAAGGAGCCAATATTCCTTTATCACTTCAACATATGTACGATGTAAGTGCTAAGGTGTTGGGTGGTGCTTTGTTTGGTATGCCTATGGCCACACGTCTTGTTACCAGGTATTTTAATTTGTTTATAGATGCCAGGGCAGCTCAACAACTTTTAATATACCATATTGATACAAAAAACGGTTGGGGTTTGTATAAAAACTATACAGAGCATAAAGAAAGAACCAATTTTATGAGCGACTTAGCAATGATGGGCAATTACCCTCAGTTTTGCAAGAAAATGGCTGTGTCAGATGGAGCTTTAGATGGTGAAATGCAAACCCGGTTTTATAGTTTTACTGATAGGGTGGCCAACGACCGGCTATTGGATTTCCACACCGAATTATTTGCTAAAATATTATGGTTTATTAAAGTACCTATTTTTGGAGCCGATTTAGAATTAAAAACCAATCCGGCAGGTGCAGGACAAGTTTTTCAATTAAATGTAGGAGCTTGGGGTATCCGTTTAAAATTCTATTGGTTTGGTGTACGTTTAATAAGAGGCTATAATACCCTTGTTAATATTAGCGAATTTGCCGATGTACAACCGTATTGTGTAAATGCGGGAGGTTATTTTGGAGATGGATTACAGGAAGTGGTTGGGAAATCAACAAATGTTGGAACCAATTTTAATGTAAGTAGGTATTGGATATTGAATGTTGCCTCATTTAAGTCAGGTTCAGATGGTGCAGGTTGTTGGGGTAGTAAGGCCCATGTTGGTTTTGAAGGTTTTTCAAGTATTAATTATGATTTATCTATTTGTAGCGATGGGATGCATTTTGGGTTTGTACCCGTACAAAGTGCATTGGATTATGGCAAGTTAACAGCTGTACCACTCAATTACGATTTTGAAAAAGATTTACAGTCTACCCCGGCAATTATAAACAGCAATACCCCGTTTGATGTAATAGTGGCAAATGGCAAAAAGGATGATACACATTTAGGAGTGCATAATTTAAACAGAAGCCATTTATATGTGAAATACGAAAGAGAAGATGTTTTTCTGGAATGGCATTTTAGATACAGAGACTGTGGTTTTACAGGCAATGGAACTGGCATATTTGGACATTGGATAAACAGAGAAATTGGTGATGAAATAGTTTATTTCGATAATTATGATTGTTCAAGAAGTAGTATATACGAAGCAGAATATGAAACATATATTAATACATTCAGCAACCCTTGGTATAGGTATGCAAATGGTATGGGAGGTGGCATGCAACCGGGCTTTTATTCAAAAGCCAACGACTTTGCCATAAGAGATAATATAAATGCTGATTTTAGGTATGACGTTTGGGGCCATAACCCACCGTGGAATATCAATTATGTTTTTAATCCTGCTTCGTATCAGGGATGGTCGCCATTTAACGGAAGCTGGACACAAAACCAAAGTAATTTTATATCATGTGGCAGGTGTATAGATTTTGGAAAAAAAGCAAAGGATGAAACTCAAAAAGCACTTGTAAATAAAAGATCAACCAGTTTTGCCAATGTATATCCTAATCCAAACACTACAGGCGCTGTATATGTTGATTACAGCTTTAAGGAGAATTTACCTGTAAAAATTATGGTAACCGATGTATTAGGCAAACTGGTATATAGCAAAACCTTTAGCAGTACAAACAATACACAACAAGTAAGTACAGCTATTAAACTGGATGAATACCAGTTTTCAAAAGGCTTATATATTATTAGCATAAGCAATGGCAACGAAAGTTTTGTAAACAAACTAATAGTTGAGTAA
- a CDS encoding class I SAM-dependent methyltransferase: MSEDFFKTLAEQLRKPTGDLGKTVGEKMNESNKLMNLESIECLNIQANQQLLEIGMGNGFFVQDILTQNPSVIYNGCDFSAAMVEEAITINQHFITNGQAAFVKAEAHQLPYAEAQFDTVFTVNTIYFWDDVAAVLATIKRVLKPQGQLVLALRPKEVMEHFPFTPHGFTLYTQADCLDLLAQHGFKIVNTTLKQEADLVFFEEPVKNAYLIIQAVKQ; this comes from the coding sequence ATGAGCGAAGACTTTTTTAAAACACTGGCCGAACAGTTGCGTAAGCCAACAGGCGATTTAGGTAAAACAGTAGGCGAAAAAATGAATGAAAGCAATAAGCTCATGAATTTAGAAAGCATTGAGTGCCTTAATATACAAGCTAACCAACAGCTATTAGAAATAGGAATGGGTAATGGTTTTTTTGTGCAAGATATACTCACACAAAACCCAAGTGTAATTTATAATGGATGCGATTTTTCTGCTGCAATGGTAGAAGAAGCTATAACCATAAATCAGCATTTTATAACAAACGGGCAAGCAGCATTTGTAAAGGCTGAAGCTCATCAATTGCCTTATGCCGAAGCACAATTTGATACCGTTTTTACTGTTAATACCATTTACTTTTGGGATGATGTAGCAGCAGTATTAGCCACCATAAAAAGAGTGCTGAAACCGCAAGGACAGTTAGTACTTGCTTTAAGGCCCAAAGAAGTAATGGAACATTTTCCATTTACACCACATGGGTTTACATTATACACCCAGGCCGATTGCTTAGATTTACTAGCACAACACGGTTTTAAGATTGTAAACACTACTTTAAAACAAGAAGCCGATTTGGTGTTTTTTGAAGAACCCGTAAAGAATGCTTACCTGATTATACAGGCCGTAAAACAATAA